One window from the genome of Bacillus weihaiensis encodes:
- a CDS encoding cobalamin B12-binding domain-containing protein: protein MTDLTKTFANLLLHGDTTNAYKLVENLIFEGYTSLYVYENIVRDALYYIGYLWEIDEISVADEHLATGTADFVLTKLDANLGQMLTHEQHERKSKQVMLFCIEGEEHYIGIKMAANVFKEHNWNVKYLGPNLPLEHAIHFANKMKPNVICFSVTVSHHLKQIPTYIKALEQLDYKPQLMIGSRLIDKYQFSHFVSKDTIIISDLEELSHWIKERAKQRDRAKTFN from the coding sequence TTGACTGATTTAACAAAAACGTTTGCGAACCTATTACTTCATGGTGATACAACAAACGCATATAAACTAGTGGAAAATTTAATTTTCGAAGGATACACCTCCCTCTACGTGTATGAAAATATTGTTAGAGATGCTTTATACTATATCGGTTACCTATGGGAAATCGATGAGATTAGCGTGGCTGATGAGCATCTAGCGACCGGTACTGCAGATTTCGTACTCACTAAATTAGATGCCAATCTTGGTCAGATGCTAACGCATGAGCAACATGAAAGGAAATCCAAACAAGTCATGTTATTCTGTATAGAAGGAGAAGAGCATTATATTGGGATAAAGATGGCAGCAAATGTGTTTAAAGAGCATAACTGGAATGTAAAATACTTGGGACCTAACTTACCGCTTGAGCATGCCATTCATTTTGCAAATAAAATGAAGCCCAATGTCATTTGTTTTTCTGTCACGGTTAGTCATCATCTAAAACAAATTCCAACTTATATTAAAGCTTTAGAACAGCTTGACTATAAGCCACAACTAATGATTGGTAGTCGATTAATAGATAAATATCAATTTTCTCATTTCGTCTCTAAGGACACCATCATTATATCTGATCTAGAGGAGCTTTCCCATTGGATTAAAGAGAGAGCGAAACAGCGAGATCGTGCAAAAACTTTTAACTAA
- a CDS encoding class D sortase — MKKLSYLFIVIGLCIVGYAVWEIVDTNMQTSESLNKAKAMVESPPSKEVFKQEDGTFKPPIGEAIGILQIPRLEADLPIVEGTDPDDLEKGVGHYKGSYYPEENGQIVLSGHRDTVFRKAGELEIGDSLEVILPYGEFEYEITHTKIVEADDLSIITLQNEEEELLLTTCYPFSYVGNAPQRYIIYAKKKAV; from the coding sequence ATGAAGAAGCTATCATATTTATTTATCGTGATAGGATTGTGTATCGTTGGGTATGCAGTGTGGGAGATTGTCGATACCAACATGCAAACCTCTGAATCTTTAAACAAAGCAAAAGCAATGGTTGAATCACCACCGAGTAAAGAAGTCTTTAAGCAGGAAGATGGAACCTTTAAACCACCAATCGGAGAAGCAATAGGGATCTTGCAAATTCCACGTTTGGAAGCGGATCTTCCTATAGTAGAAGGAACGGATCCAGATGATTTGGAAAAAGGTGTAGGACACTACAAGGGGAGCTATTACCCTGAGGAAAATGGTCAAATTGTCTTGTCCGGACATCGAGATACTGTCTTTCGTAAAGCTGGAGAGCTAGAAATTGGCGATTCTCTAGAAGTAATATTACCCTATGGAGAATTTGAGTATGAAATTACGCATACCAAGATTGTGGAAGCAGACGACCTAAGTATCATCACTTTACAAAATGAAGAAGAAGAGCTTTTATTAACAACCTGTTATCCGTTTAGCTACGTAGGGAATGCGCCGCAACGATATATCATTTATGCAAAAAAGAAAGCCGTATAA
- a CDS encoding NAD(P)H-dependent oxidoreductase has protein sequence MKTLIIIAHPNENSFNYAISEEVQSHLKNKNHELKIKDLYKEGFDPILKEDNYLQFYQNNVPKDIHEEQKLITWAENLVFIFPTWWNGMPAMLKGYLDRVFTNGFAFQFSKGKVEGLLAGKNVVIFQTTSQTEDFMKPNQLVSSMETTIDLGFLNYCGFNVMTHKFFYSVPQVDQETREKMLGEVRGVVDIM, from the coding sequence ATGAAAACACTTATTATCATTGCACACCCAAATGAAAATAGCTTTAACTATGCAATAAGTGAAGAAGTGCAAAGTCATTTAAAGAATAAGAATCACGAATTAAAAATAAAGGATCTTTATAAAGAAGGCTTTGACCCTATTTTAAAGGAAGATAATTATCTGCAATTTTATCAAAATAATGTACCGAAGGACATTCATGAAGAGCAAAAATTAATCACTTGGGCTGAAAACCTTGTTTTTATCTTCCCAACCTGGTGGAATGGAATGCCTGCGATGTTAAAAGGGTATCTTGATCGTGTTTTTACAAATGGATTTGCCTTTCAATTTTCAAAAGGGAAAGTGGAAGGGCTTTTAGCTGGGAAAAATGTAGTCATCTTCCAAACAACTAGTCAAACCGAAGATTTCATGAAACCTAATCAATTAGTATCCTCTATGGAAACAACAATAGACTTAGGCTTTTTAAATTATTGCGGGTTTAATGTGATGACTCACAAATTTTTTTATTCAGTCCCCCAAGTGGATCAAGAAACAAGAGAGAAGATGTTAGGAGAAGTGAGAGGGGTTGTGGATATTATGTAA